The Parashewanella tropica genome window below encodes:
- a CDS encoding PhnA domain-containing protein, with product MTLSKELTTRCGGKCELCSSESELSVFDVSSSAQSDTEIALCSVCSEQVARTEGFDVNHLRCLNDSMWSTIPAVQVMSARMLNRLSSETWAQDLKDMLYLDEELQAWVDEEASEDDDDIKHVDCNGAVLNAGDTVVVIKDLNVKGTSFVAKRGTSVRNISLTNNPEHIEGRVNGTRIVILTQYVKKS from the coding sequence ATGACGTTATCAAAAGAGTTAACCACTCGTTGTGGTGGTAAGTGTGAGTTGTGTAGTTCGGAAAGTGAATTGTCAGTGTTTGATGTATCTTCAAGTGCTCAGTCAGATACTGAAATCGCGCTTTGTTCTGTTTGTTCCGAACAAGTAGCCAGAACAGAAGGTTTTGACGTTAATCACCTGCGCTGCTTAAATGACAGCATGTGGAGCACAATACCAGCGGTTCAAGTGATGTCAGCAAGAATGCTTAATCGTCTAAGTAGTGAAACGTGGGCTCAAGATTTGAAGGATATGCTGTACCTCGATGAAGAACTACAAGCATGGGTTGATGAGGAAGCATCTGAAGATGACGATGATATCAAGCATGTGGATTGTAATGGCGCAGTATTAAATGCGGGTGATACGGTAGTTGTGATTAAAGACTTGAACGTAAAAGGTACCAGTTTTGTTGCCAAGCGTGGTACATCAGTACGTAATATCTCTTTAACCAACAACCCTGAACATATTGAAGGACGAGTCAACGGTACTCGTATTGTCATCCTGACTCAATATGTGAAGAAGTCTTAA
- a CDS encoding methylated-DNA--[protein]-cysteine S-methyltransferase translates to MISFEKINEKTQLKPIVNKVVDSSIGKIYLAANVFGISHLTLNNPELEFMQASENEIEAAEHHIEMACVQLKEYFDGLRNEFDLALAPQGTDFQKQVWQALLNVPFGETASYSDISEQINRPKAVRAVGAANGANPIAIIVPCHRIIGKSGKLTGYAYGLELKKTLLKLEGK, encoded by the coding sequence AAAAACGCAGCTTAAACCTATTGTCAATAAAGTAGTTGATTCATCGATAGGTAAGATTTATTTAGCTGCAAATGTTTTTGGGATTTCTCATTTAACATTAAATAATCCCGAACTTGAATTTATGCAAGCAAGTGAAAATGAAATAGAAGCTGCAGAGCATCATATAGAAATGGCTTGTGTGCAGCTTAAGGAATACTTTGACGGGCTTAGAAATGAGTTCGATTTAGCTCTTGCACCACAAGGAACCGATTTTCAAAAACAAGTGTGGCAAGCACTATTGAATGTTCCTTTTGGTGAAACCGCTAGCTACAGCGATATTTCTGAACAAATTAATCGCCCTAAAGCGGTTCGTGCTGTAGGTGCTGCCAATGGAGCAAACCCGATAGCAATCATAGTTCCTTGCCATCGTATTATTGGAAAGAGTGGTAAATTAACGGGTTATGCCTATGGGTTAGAGCTTAAAAAAACGTTATTGAAACTTGAGGGCAAGTGA
- a CDS encoding DUF3379 family protein produces MDELEFRRKAYAEPHSQDESFLEAANADSTKHDFLNDLKSLDNKIADALNVSTPEGMTERLILRQQLKHHQKVKRTTSFLVSMAASVAFVAGVTFTMLRTGEIDLSSYAIAHQHHAPASFSTENDIGFAKINHELDGIKGLKGAHFTKQPGQVVFSKYCDFQGIKGMHLVMQNKDGGQVTVFIIPNEDRMIAKSNFAKDGYEGMTFEQNGNYMILVGKEQQDLNYAKKEIKDTFI; encoded by the coding sequence ATGGATGAGCTAGAATTTCGCCGTAAAGCTTATGCTGAACCGCATAGTCAAGACGAATCTTTTTTAGAAGCTGCAAATGCAGATTCGACCAAACATGATTTTCTTAATGATTTAAAGTCATTAGACAACAAAATTGCTGACGCATTAAACGTGTCAACACCAGAAGGTATGACTGAACGCTTAATACTACGTCAGCAGTTAAAGCATCACCAAAAAGTTAAACGTACTACGAGCTTCTTGGTATCAATGGCTGCTTCAGTTGCATTTGTGGCAGGCGTAACCTTTACTATGCTTCGCACTGGTGAGATAGATTTATCTAGCTATGCGATTGCACACCAACATCACGCGCCAGCGAGCTTTTCGACAGAAAATGACATTGGTTTTGCCAAAATTAATCATGAACTCGATGGTATAAAAGGGTTGAAAGGCGCACACTTCACCAAACAGCCCGGACAAGTGGTATTTTCTAAATATTGCGACTTCCAAGGCATTAAAGGTATGCACCTTGTAATGCAAAATAAGGATGGTGGACAAGTGACTGTCTTTATTATTCCGAATGAAGACAGAATGATTGCCAAGTCTAATTTTGCTAAAGATGGATATGAAGGCATGACCTTTGAGCAAAATGGTAATTACATGATTTTGGTTGGTAAAGAGCAACAAGACTTGAACTATGCCAAGAAAGAGATCAAAGATACCTTTATTTAA
- a CDS encoding ankyrin repeat domain-containing protein, whose amino-acid sequence MSHDLAVQTLTTPVTQLFPEPANERVEIDLPNRTVDEYVLVEEVPFIPPALYGRFIQVIDKQITNTDDNTELKALLEDVQDAASNISALAYTYVHGPSSYEALPQQPHSIASAEVQTTQASESSLETKTTMQAETATSEEHLVVEESEKAPVEVQSEEIFAQQTTTEQPSLDEAKADVKSKKQITWIKEDFVTSQRLSNNQQIISSLVAQLGKRKLTKAQIHQLILQLNPNYKSLLPKVEFNYHRLLHTLNSKDCTKFTEEQTQLLNLAIDCFIYANELPNNFNKRWQLRHLMVNELGLESLPGQSRSVACYTTPKLLVFGNLVRCFISPLVVNELLSREDQAPDTKASPGDTQAEQIKTLPPTPDKILVADVDGLIFFQSEDYTYLIANELDKLVPVELSDLPVDVSLIPLQDTCAMIHQGIFIATSFTEAFNFTSGTPLQAKPTSYQDFNDSCCEVLKLQPILCLNLRIQSDQAFKQQAQKWVQTCESELELIDGLRIINDAEIRVLILQKALSLNVDHSNSMLYKHIRPGDYQYLSTDFLDKIPKVIKQKGLRWAARSGILNSVRTLDDYGIDLSCVDPDGYTPLHWAAASGNVEVVKYLHERQPEKHRTYPHPTPLYLATEHGNLDVIKYLVGADSELLYLPKYHTLPIHRACQLGKIKVIQFLVTEHPELLDVASESTGWHPLHYLAMDGRTDAIKAIEPQLTYKRLTKRLISYPFDDTSPAGYAKENGHTECYKYLVEQRDRLKPPSWLYSLALKFQ is encoded by the coding sequence ATGTCTCATGATCTTGCTGTACAAACGCTAACAACCCCAGTAACCCAGTTGTTCCCAGAGCCTGCTAATGAAAGGGTTGAGATAGATTTGCCAAATCGAACAGTTGATGAATATGTACTGGTAGAAGAAGTCCCTTTTATTCCTCCAGCCCTATATGGTCGATTCATTCAAGTTATAGATAAACAAATAACTAATACAGACGACAACACAGAACTAAAAGCATTATTAGAAGATGTACAAGATGCGGCTTCAAATATTTCGGCTTTAGCTTACACCTACGTTCACGGTCCAAGTAGTTACGAAGCACTACCTCAACAACCTCACAGTATCGCTTCCGCAGAAGTTCAAACAACACAGGCATCGGAAAGTTCTTTAGAGACTAAAACGACAATGCAAGCTGAAACAGCCACATCAGAAGAGCACTTAGTCGTTGAGGAATCAGAGAAAGCACCAGTAGAAGTACAAAGTGAGGAAATATTTGCACAACAAACAACTACTGAGCAACCCTCTCTAGACGAAGCTAAAGCCGATGTAAAAAGTAAAAAACAAATAACATGGATTAAAGAAGATTTTGTGACAAGCCAGCGCCTCAGTAATAATCAACAAATCATAAGTAGCCTAGTTGCCCAACTAGGGAAAAGAAAACTGACTAAAGCACAAATACATCAATTAATTTTACAGTTAAATCCAAATTATAAAAGCTTGCTTCCTAAAGTTGAGTTTAATTACCATCGTTTGCTTCACACCCTAAATTCGAAAGACTGTACTAAATTTACCGAGGAGCAAACCCAACTACTTAACTTAGCTATCGATTGTTTTATTTATGCCAATGAATTACCCAATAATTTCAACAAAAGATGGCAATTGAGGCATTTAATGGTTAACGAGCTAGGGTTAGAAAGTTTGCCAGGCCAAAGTAGGAGTGTCGCTTGTTATACCACCCCCAAGTTGTTGGTGTTTGGTAATTTAGTTCGATGCTTTATTTCACCATTAGTAGTCAATGAACTATTATCCCGAGAAGATCAAGCCCCAGACACAAAAGCTTCACCTGGAGATACTCAAGCTGAGCAGATTAAAACCTTACCTCCAACTCCCGACAAAATCTTAGTGGCTGATGTCGATGGCCTTATCTTTTTTCAATCAGAGGATTATACCTACTTGATTGCAAATGAACTGGACAAATTAGTTCCCGTAGAACTTTCTGATTTACCTGTGGATGTATCCTTAATTCCATTACAAGATACTTGCGCAATGATCCATCAAGGTATTTTTATTGCAACGAGCTTTACTGAAGCGTTTAATTTCACAAGTGGAACACCATTACAAGCAAAACCGACTTCTTACCAAGACTTCAACGACTCCTGTTGTGAAGTATTAAAGTTACAACCAATTTTATGCCTCAATTTGAGAATTCAATCAGACCAAGCCTTTAAGCAACAAGCACAAAAATGGGTACAAACATGTGAAAGTGAATTGGAGCTTATTGATGGTCTCAGGATCATCAATGACGCTGAAATACGAGTTTTAATATTACAAAAAGCCCTAAGCCTGAATGTGGACCATTCAAACAGTATGCTTTATAAGCATATACGCCCTGGCGACTATCAATATTTATCCACAGATTTCTTGGATAAAATTCCTAAGGTTATCAAGCAAAAAGGACTACGCTGGGCTGCAAGATCTGGAATACTTAATAGTGTAAGAACATTGGATGATTATGGTATTGATTTAAGCTGTGTTGACCCTGATGGCTACACACCATTGCATTGGGCTGCCGCTAGTGGAAATGTTGAAGTGGTGAAATACTTACATGAAAGACAACCAGAAAAACATCGAACATATCCTCACCCCACCCCACTTTATCTAGCAACAGAACATGGTAACTTGGATGTGATAAAATACTTAGTGGGAGCTGATTCTGAACTACTTTACCTTCCTAAATACCATACGTTACCAATCCACCGTGCTTGCCAATTAGGAAAAATCAAAGTAATTCAATTTCTAGTTACTGAACACCCTGAATTACTTGATGTTGCTTCGGAATCCACAGGTTGGCACCCCCTACATTACCTTGCTATGGATGGGAGAACTGATGCAATTAAAGCTATTGAACCACAGCTTACCTATAAAAGATTAACAAAAAGACTTATTTCTTATCCCTTTGACGATACCTCTCCAGCCGGATACGCTAAGGAGAATGGGCATACCGAGTGTTATAAATATTTAGTTGAACAACGAGATAGGCTAAAACCCCCAAGCTGGCTTTATTCACTTGCCCTCAAGTTTCAATAA
- a CDS encoding BatD family protein, whose protein sequence is MVKRLLTLFFLLLSTSFSALAVTKIESSVDRNPVVEGEYFILNITADDELDGNTLNTSALLKDFIVGRTSVSRSTQIINFDAKRETRWQILLAPKHKGIVRIPSFEIDNVKSNEIALQVVTDKNAQQKNKDVYITTSLNHQQGYVGQLLLYTMKLYLAVDLQRGALNAPNINDAQVKQIGNDKDDTEIVNGRRFRVIERTYGIIPDKAGKLEITGAGFNGDVLTNTQPSRGLFGFNESRPVLLNAKPQTIQILPKPADYHGNWLVSDLVVLKDTWPENKSEFDVGSPITRTIKILASNTDDTSVPDFSLNYPNELKNYPEKPVRKTYVRGNSMVAEVSQTIAIVPTKPGTFTLPEVRVPWWNPVKRKQEFAMLPARTIKVVGSVPAITDAPAVVTPPIAGTPTTQSVSAGYWPWATLAFAVLWFFSTFMWWRQSRKPVEQVATNTRVSTRWSDISINQLEQALASKEYGKVLTLIQQYVSQHQGTALNLSQVSQASKQLQQVIEQLQSAQYGKGQCQLTAKTLRDAIESLNVSNSNKNDNQLTPLNP, encoded by the coding sequence GTGGTAAAACGACTCTTAACATTATTTTTTCTATTGCTCAGTACGTCATTTTCAGCATTGGCGGTTACCAAGATAGAATCGTCAGTAGATAGAAACCCTGTCGTTGAAGGCGAATACTTTATTTTAAATATCACTGCTGATGATGAACTCGACGGTAATACTCTCAATACCTCTGCCCTACTTAAGGACTTTATTGTCGGTCGAACTAGCGTGAGTCGCAGTACTCAAATCATCAACTTTGATGCTAAGCGTGAAACCCGCTGGCAGATTTTATTGGCCCCTAAGCACAAAGGCATTGTAAGAATTCCAAGCTTTGAAATCGACAATGTAAAGTCGAATGAAATCGCTCTACAAGTGGTAACCGATAAAAATGCCCAACAAAAAAATAAAGACGTTTACATCACTACCTCACTAAATCATCAACAAGGGTATGTGGGTCAATTATTGCTGTATACCATGAAACTTTATCTTGCCGTTGATCTTCAACGTGGCGCACTGAATGCTCCAAACATAAATGACGCGCAAGTTAAGCAAATTGGTAACGACAAAGATGATACAGAAATTGTCAATGGACGTCGTTTTAGAGTAATTGAGAGAACCTATGGCATCATTCCAGATAAAGCAGGTAAGCTAGAAATTACTGGCGCTGGCTTTAACGGTGATGTATTAACCAATACTCAACCTAGCCGAGGCTTATTTGGATTTAATGAAAGCCGCCCTGTTCTCTTAAATGCAAAACCACAAACCATTCAAATTTTGCCTAAACCAGCTGATTATCATGGCAACTGGTTAGTTTCTGATTTGGTTGTGCTGAAAGACACGTGGCCAGAGAATAAGTCAGAATTTGACGTTGGTTCGCCTATCACTCGAACCATCAAAATCTTAGCGTCAAATACTGACGATACCAGTGTTCCAGATTTCAGTTTAAATTACCCTAATGAGCTAAAAAATTACCCAGAAAAACCCGTACGTAAAACTTATGTACGAGGCAATTCTATGGTGGCAGAGGTAAGCCAAACTATTGCAATCGTTCCAACCAAACCCGGAACTTTTACTTTACCTGAAGTTAGAGTTCCATGGTGGAACCCAGTAAAACGCAAGCAAGAGTTTGCAATGTTACCAGCTAGAACTATAAAAGTTGTTGGCTCAGTACCGGCAATCACTGACGCTCCTGCTGTTGTTACGCCTCCTATAGCAGGAACACCAACGACACAATCGGTATCTGCTGGCTACTGGCCTTGGGCCACTCTTGCTTTTGCTGTGCTTTGGTTCTTTTCTACCTTTATGTGGTGGCGTCAAAGTCGCAAACCGGTTGAACAAGTCGCGACAAATACTAGAGTATCTACTCGCTGGTCTGATATCTCCATAAATCAGCTAGAACAAGCTTTAGCAAGCAAAGAGTATGGTAAAGTGCTCACTCTGATCCAGCAGTACGTCAGTCAACACCAAGGAACGGCTTTGAACTTGTCGCAAGTCTCTCAAGCTTCAAAACAGCTTCAACAAGTAATAGAGCAATTACAATCAGCTCAATACGGTAAAGGTCAGTGCCAACTAACGGCAAAAACTCTAAGGGATGCAATTGAGTCTTTAAACGTGTCGAATTCGAATAAGAATGACAACCAGTTAACGCCATTAAATCCTTAA
- a CDS encoding sigma-70 family RNA polymerase sigma factor — MLKHFRNKKADSTVSIDMITKQRRYESLVRALNTDIYRYAYWLCGDKHIAEDVTQETFLRAWKALDSLKDDKAAKAWLITILRRENARRFERKQFDYADIEQDHLEDVFSGSNEQHAEQHLLRRQIGSLELEYREPLLLQVIGGFTGDEIASILDLNRNTVMTRLFRARNQLKEAIEKTEKRGLSHG; from the coding sequence ATGTTGAAACATTTTCGAAATAAAAAGGCGGACAGTACGGTCTCTATAGACATGATTACTAAACAACGCCGTTACGAGAGCCTAGTTCGTGCCCTAAACACCGACATATACCGTTATGCGTATTGGTTGTGCGGGGACAAACATATTGCCGAAGACGTAACTCAAGAAACCTTTTTACGCGCATGGAAGGCTTTAGACTCCCTAAAGGATGACAAAGCGGCCAAGGCTTGGTTGATCACGATTTTACGCCGTGAGAACGCTCGTCGGTTTGAACGCAAACAATTTGATTATGCCGATATTGAGCAAGATCACCTTGAAGATGTGTTTTCAGGCTCAAATGAGCAACATGCTGAGCAACACTTGTTAAGAAGACAAATCGGTAGTTTAGAGTTGGAGTACCGTGAACCTCTATTACTGCAAGTTATTGGCGGTTTTACTGGTGATGAAATCGCCAGCATTCTTGATTTAAATCGCAATACTGTAATGACTCGACTCTTTAGGGCGCGTAATCAGTTGAAAGAAGCTATTGAAAAAACAGAAAAAAGGGGGCTATCGCATGGATGA
- a CDS encoding vWA domain-containing protein, protein MLTIIWPWIWLLLPLPLIFKRIKQKQQGGHLKLPATGSISGVQQQKASPSKYGYWLLWLLFLAAICRPQWLGEPIELPSKGRDLMVAVDLSGSMQIEDMVLDNQTVDRFTMIRHVVSDFIQRRKGDRIGLILFADHAYLQAPLTLDRRSVSQFLKEAQIGLVGKQTAIGEAIGLAVKRFDKVKNSNRILILLTDGSNNAGVLDPQQAAEIAAKRGITIYTIGVGADVLEQRTLFGRQRVNPSMDLDINALKAISNTTHGKFFRARNTEELEKIYHEIDKLEPIARDQQTYRPRSELFYYPLAILLLLHVLMCLSRLPVLQNLRKSKSGEQK, encoded by the coding sequence ATGTTAACCATTATTTGGCCTTGGATTTGGCTATTATTGCCACTGCCACTCATTTTCAAACGCATTAAACAAAAACAACAAGGTGGACACCTAAAACTGCCAGCAACAGGTAGCATCTCTGGTGTTCAGCAACAAAAAGCTTCACCGTCAAAATACGGCTACTGGCTTTTATGGTTGTTATTTTTAGCTGCCATTTGTCGCCCACAATGGTTAGGCGAACCCATTGAGCTTCCAAGTAAAGGTCGTGACTTAATGGTAGCAGTCGATTTATCAGGCAGTATGCAAATCGAAGACATGGTACTAGATAATCAAACCGTTGATCGCTTTACCATGATCCGCCATGTTGTTAGTGACTTTATTCAACGTCGTAAAGGGGATCGAATTGGTTTAATTTTGTTTGCCGATCACGCCTATTTACAAGCACCTTTAACGCTTGATAGACGCTCAGTCAGCCAGTTTCTAAAAGAAGCACAAATTGGATTAGTGGGTAAACAAACCGCCATAGGTGAAGCGATTGGTTTAGCGGTTAAACGCTTTGATAAAGTAAAAAACAGTAACCGAATTTTGATCTTACTGACTGATGGCTCAAACAATGCTGGCGTATTAGACCCACAACAAGCCGCTGAAATTGCCGCAAAACGAGGCATTACAATTTATACCATTGGCGTAGGTGCGGATGTGCTAGAGCAAAGAACACTCTTTGGTCGCCAACGAGTCAACCCGTCTATGGATCTTGATATCAATGCACTTAAAGCCATTTCAAATACAACCCATGGCAAGTTTTTCCGCGCTCGAAACACTGAAGAATTAGAAAAGATTTACCATGAGATAGACAAGCTAGAACCTATCGCAAGAGATCAACAAACGTATCGTCCACGTTCAGAGCTGTTTTATTACCCACTCGCCATATTGTTATTACTGCACGTGCTCATGTGTCTAAGCCGATTACCTGTATTACAAAATTTACGAAAATCCAAATCAGGAGAACAAAAATGA
- a CDS encoding VWA domain-containing protein, with protein MTLHFIRPEWLFALIPLAVVLVFLWRQQGGNTVWNRYISPHLANLLIDSGVQNNKNSVFLLSSFWLILVLALSGPAVTKENLPVFASTQGRVLLMDMSLSMYATDLPPNRLAQERYKAIDLIKALKEGETGLIAYAGDAFTISPLTRDKGTLLNFLPTLSPDIMPVAGSNLAAGIEKAKQLLTQGGHVSGDIIVFTDGINEKQLQQAKAQLNDQNFRLIILAFGSQQGAPIKLPDGQLLRDNADQIVVAKTRYDLLEELAQAGQGITIRQRADNNDIEQITSWLSVKKQAKLTDLEGETWQDLGPYIALLLLPFVLMLFRNGATLFSLVLCSYLLMPQQAHALDWDSLWKTQNQQAQEAYNEQNYKQAAKQFNQPQWQHSAQYKSGDFKQALKGFEQDNSATGLYNQGNTLMQMGNYAEAEKRYQQALKQNPSMADAKDNLELAKKLQKQQQQNKQNSSGDNKQQNQDKKDQQQQSDQQNQKNSDEQKSQQKQNQQQQNKQNQNAEQKDQKSGQSQSEDNQNNKPQQQNQQTSQDDQEQKQSQQKQSEKKQDQTQSEKEKPDEQKSDQQQAATAEQKQGEPKQELPASMQRVLNALPDDPQLLIRNKMQLEYQKRRQQGRTVEGQEQW; from the coding sequence ATGACCTTACATTTTATTCGTCCTGAATGGTTGTTTGCCCTCATTCCACTCGCAGTGGTTTTAGTGTTTCTTTGGCGTCAACAAGGCGGAAATACGGTTTGGAATCGTTATATTTCACCTCATCTTGCCAACTTGCTGATTGATTCTGGCGTACAAAATAATAAAAACTCAGTATTCTTACTCAGCAGTTTTTGGCTGATTTTGGTTCTCGCCTTATCTGGCCCAGCTGTAACCAAAGAAAACTTACCCGTTTTTGCCAGTACACAAGGCAGAGTATTGTTGATGGATATGTCGTTATCCATGTATGCCACAGATTTACCACCAAATAGATTGGCTCAAGAACGTTACAAAGCCATAGATTTAATAAAAGCTCTTAAAGAAGGAGAAACGGGTTTAATCGCATACGCAGGCGATGCTTTCACTATTAGCCCGTTAACCCGAGATAAAGGCACGCTACTCAACTTTTTACCAACGTTATCGCCTGACATTATGCCTGTAGCTGGTTCAAACCTTGCAGCAGGTATTGAGAAGGCTAAGCAACTGCTCACTCAAGGTGGACACGTTAGTGGTGATATTATTGTCTTCACAGACGGCATTAATGAAAAACAACTTCAACAAGCCAAAGCTCAGCTTAATGACCAAAATTTCCGCTTAATTATTCTGGCTTTCGGAAGTCAGCAAGGTGCACCTATTAAGCTTCCTGATGGTCAATTACTCAGAGACAATGCCGATCAAATTGTCGTTGCTAAAACTCGTTATGATTTACTTGAAGAATTGGCTCAAGCAGGTCAAGGAATCACTATCCGCCAGCGAGCTGATAATAATGATATTGAACAGATAACTTCATGGTTGAGTGTTAAAAAACAAGCTAAATTGACCGACCTTGAAGGTGAAACATGGCAAGACTTAGGCCCTTATATCGCTTTATTACTTTTACCTTTTGTACTTATGTTATTTAGAAACGGCGCGACGTTGTTCTCTCTTGTATTGTGCTCTTACCTTTTGATGCCGCAACAAGCCCATGCCCTTGATTGGGATTCCCTCTGGAAAACACAAAACCAACAAGCGCAAGAAGCGTATAACGAGCAAAATTACAAACAAGCTGCCAAACAGTTTAACCAACCTCAATGGCAGCATAGCGCCCAATATAAATCAGGTGATTTTAAGCAAGCATTAAAAGGTTTTGAGCAAGACAATTCGGCAACGGGACTTTACAACCAAGGCAATACTTTAATGCAAATGGGTAATTATGCCGAAGCAGAAAAACGCTACCAACAAGCTTTGAAGCAAAATCCTTCGATGGCTGACGCTAAAGATAATTTGGAGTTAGCCAAAAAACTTCAGAAGCAACAGCAGCAAAATAAACAAAACAGTAGCGGTGACAACAAACAGCAAAACCAAGATAAAAAAGATCAGCAACAACAAAGTGATCAACAAAATCAGAAAAACAGTGACGAACAAAAGTCACAACAAAAGCAAAATCAACAGCAGCAAAACAAGCAGAATCAAAACGCTGAGCAAAAAGATCAAAAATCTGGTCAATCACAGTCAGAAGATAACCAAAACAATAAACCACAGCAACAAAACCAACAAACATCTCAGGACGACCAAGAACAAAAGCAATCTCAGCAGAAGCAGTCTGAAAAGAAACAGGACCAAACTCAGTCTGAAAAAGAAAAACCTGATGAGCAAAAATCAGATCAACAACAGGCTGCAACGGCAGAGCAAAAACAAGGTGAACCTAAACAGGAATTACCTGCAAGTATGCAACGAGTATTAAATGCTTTACCTGATGATCCTCAACTGTTGATCAGAAATAAAATGCAGCTTGAGTATCAAAAACGTCGCCAACAAGGTAGAACAGTAGAAGGACAAGAACAGTGGTAA